In one Aricia agestis chromosome 21, ilAriAges1.1, whole genome shotgun sequence genomic region, the following are encoded:
- the LOC121737681 gene encoding zinc finger protein 354C, with protein sequence MLSVQKSIFRPWDVSDKNEKEVEKKRRFDEKRENRLRKIRGTFKKSENLHQDATVSTTTDLDEKFEKTQIPDSPVASLSQCCDRLLKEPEKVKKEAKEPESKEIKPVTEVPLGNPHALPHLYSHGYIPDYISTDIAQSLGVPATDPLLLESIAQGYAMELEYARIMQQENEAKLLNARKQRPKKYKCPHCQVGFSNNGQLKGHIRIHTGERPYKCDEKNCGKTFTRNEELTRHKRIHSGVRPFPCSTCGKKFGRRDHLKKHTRTHYLQAERMMPVFVPLSAVPHVGFPYLYGY encoded by the coding sequence ATGCTATCCGTACAAAAGAGTATCTTCCGTCCGTGGGATGTTAGTGATAAGAACGAAAAAGAAGTCGAAAAGAAGAGGAGGTTCGACGAAAAACGAGAGAACCGATTGAGAAAAATTCGTGGAACCtttaaaaaatctgaaaatCTACACCAAGATGCTACAGTGTCTACTACGACGGATCTAGATGAAAAATTCGAAAAAACTCAAATACCAGATTCACCTGTTGCTAGTCTGTCCCAATGCTGCGATAGACTGCTGAAAGAACCGGAAAAAGTTAAGAAGGAAGCGAAAGAACctgaaagtaaagaaataaagCCTGTGACCGAAGTACCGCTTGGAAATCCGCATGCGCTACCTCACTTGTACAGCCATGGGTATATTCCAGACTACATATCAACGGATATAGCACAATCGTTAGGAGTTCCAGCGACCGATCCACTCCTTCTAGAATCCATAGCTCAGGGGTACGCCATGGAACTAGAATACGCAAGAATAATGCAGCAAGAGAACGAGGCGAAACTGTTGAACGCGAGAAAACAACGACCGAAAAAATACAAGTGCCCACACTGCCAGGTGGGATTCTCCAACAACGGCCAGCTTAAAGGTCACATAAGAATCCATACCGGAGAAAGACCGTACAAATGTGATGAGAAGAACTGCGGAAAGACCTTCACGAGGAACGAGGAACTGACAAGGCACAAGAGAATTCACTCCGGCGTCCGTCCTTTCCCCTGTTCTACCTGTGGTAAGAAGTTCGGAAGAAGAGACCATTTGAAGAAGCACACGAGGACACATTATCTTCAGGCTGAAAGAATGATGCCAGTTTTCGTCCCTCTATCAGCCGTGCCGCATGTCG
- the LOC121737876 gene encoding uncharacterized protein LOC121737876 → MNGQQHNLMGAAPQASTSGFSPAMKKEDTELATISIGSRIPEFWKDRLWFYQVEAILAPQKTSDANKYFMCVAKLNRDAIQQVADILANPPQQNKYEALKNRLLQIYEESEARQVRKLISEIELGDQKPSQLLRRMKELARGKIEDETLKILWQGHLPSSVQAVLAVTSTSNLEELAGIADKIMDTHQPCNIGEVASGQQQPSSTSFEVAAIIAEIAKMNLKINQLEAQRDGVRSRSRNRSRPTKNYARERTQSRPRRAPGSPGWLCTYHWKYRGRAFRCEPPCSWENKREAPVPRPEN, encoded by the coding sequence ATGAACGGGCAGCAGCATAACCTGATGGGCGCCGCACCGCAAGCCTCAACAAGCGGATTTTCGCCAGCTATGAAGAAAGAAGATACAGAATTGGCAACAATTTCCATTGGTAGCAGAATCCCAGAATTTTGGAAGGATCGCCTGTGGTTTTATCAAGTCGAGGCAATTCTAGCTCCACAAAAGACATCGGAtgcgaataaatattttatgtgcgTCGCGAAGCTGAACAGGGACGCCATTCAGCAAGTTGCAGACATCTTGGCAAATCCGCCGCAGCAGAATAAATATGAAGCGCTGAAAAATCGACTACTGCAAATTTATGAAGAATCGGAGGCGCGGCAagtaagaaaattaatttccgAAATCGAGCTTGGTGACCAGAAACCGAGTCAGCTGCTTAGAAGAATGAAGGAATTAGCTAGAGGAAAAATCGAAGACGAGACCCTGAAGATTTTGTGGCAAGGTCACTTACCTTCTTCGGTCCAAGCGGTCCTAGCAGTGACGTCCACTAGTAATCTAGAAGAATTAGCAGGAATAGCAGATAAAATCATGGACACTCACCAGCCCTGTAATATCGGCGAAGTAGCAAGTGGTCAGCAGCAGCCATCGTCAACCAGCTTCGAGGTAGCAGCCATAATAGCAGAGATCGCGAAAATGAACCTGAAAATTAACCAGTTAGAAGCACAAAGAGATGGAGTCCGGAGCAGAAGCAGGAACAGGAGCAGGCCGACTAAGAACTATGCAAGGGAGCGGACACAATCGAGACCACGTCGAGCGCCAGGGAGTCCAGGTTGGCTGTGCACGTACCACTGGAAGTATCGAGGACGAGCTTTCCGATGCGAGCCCCCATGCAGCTGGGAGAACAAGAGAGAAGCCCCCGTCCCGAGGCCGGAAAACTAG